In Hymenobacter sublimis, a single genomic region encodes these proteins:
- a CDS encoding glycoside hydrolase family 65 protein, with product MPLAAQTPDPWRITADNIDPTKYYGVTVANGMLGIVSAPVPFQVKNVVLAGAYDQYGRGRVSNFLNSFNLLNMYLEVDGHRLDARDARNFRQQLDMQRASLTTTFDYADKATISYTTYALRHLPYTVLLDVAITARKDVALTAASVMEAPDALREVQNYYNEIDRPHATLSLLTSSAKSPTGKLLLCASTSFLFEESHGLEPRIIHEMWDNNMHLMKFSKALKAGQTYAYAVAGSSITSAHHPDPLNEAERLTIFARLEGRRRLLNFHTKAWQTLWQSDIQIIGDAQAQQDVHSMLYHLYSFSRAGTDYSPSPMGLSGLGYNGHVFWDTDVWMFPVLAVLQPDIARSLVEYRFNRLELARRNAFAHGYKGAMYPWESADTGVEETPVWALSGPFEHHISACVALAAWQYYCVTQDKEWLREKGWPILSATADFWASRVERNGPGHYDIKNVVAADEWAENVDNNAFTNAAARVNLQNATAAARLLGLRPTPDWQHVAQNIPILRMPDGVTQEHATYRGEGIKQGDVNLLAYPLGVITDPAQIRKDLVYYETRVPNEGTPAMTQAIFALLYARLGDGVKAQHFFQDAYQPNLLPPFRVIAETKGGTNPYFATGAGGVLQAVLMGFGGLDITSSGITQRKTTLPTGWQSVKITGVGPQRKTYSVSR from the coding sequence TTGCCGCTCGCAGCTCAGACGCCCGACCCCTGGCGTATCACAGCCGATAACATTGACCCCACCAAGTACTATGGCGTGACGGTGGCCAATGGCATGCTGGGAATTGTGTCGGCGCCGGTGCCATTTCAGGTGAAGAACGTGGTGCTGGCTGGGGCTTACGACCAGTATGGGCGGGGCCGGGTAAGTAATTTTCTCAACAGCTTCAACCTGCTGAATATGTACCTGGAGGTGGACGGCCACCGCCTGGATGCCCGCGACGCCCGCAACTTTCGCCAGCAACTCGACATGCAGCGGGCCTCCCTGACCACCACCTTCGACTACGCCGATAAGGCCACTATCAGCTACACTACCTACGCCCTGCGCCACTTGCCCTACACGGTGCTGCTCGACGTTGCTATTACGGCCCGAAAGGACGTGGCCCTGACCGCCGCCAGCGTGATGGAAGCCCCCGATGCCCTGCGCGAGGTGCAGAACTACTACAACGAAATCGACCGGCCTCACGCTACCCTGAGCCTACTTACATCGTCGGCCAAAAGTCCTACGGGCAAGTTGCTGCTCTGCGCCAGCACCAGCTTTTTGTTTGAGGAGAGCCACGGGCTGGAGCCCCGCATCATTCATGAGATGTGGGACAATAACATGCACCTGATGAAATTCAGTAAGGCGCTCAAGGCTGGCCAAACGTACGCCTACGCCGTGGCGGGCTCCAGCATTACCTCGGCTCACCACCCCGACCCGCTGAATGAGGCCGAGCGCCTGACCATCTTCGCCCGCCTGGAGGGCCGCCGGCGCCTGCTGAATTTCCACACGAAAGCCTGGCAGACGCTCTGGCAGAGTGACATTCAGATAATCGGCGATGCCCAGGCCCAGCAGGACGTGCATAGCATGCTCTACCACCTCTACAGCTTCTCACGAGCCGGCACCGATTACTCGCCCTCCCCAATGGGCCTCTCAGGCCTGGGCTATAATGGCCACGTATTCTGGGACACTGACGTGTGGATGTTTCCGGTGCTGGCCGTGCTGCAGCCCGATATTGCCCGGTCGTTGGTAGAATACCGGTTTAACCGCTTGGAGCTGGCGCGCCGCAATGCGTTTGCCCACGGCTATAAAGGGGCTATGTACCCCTGGGAAAGCGCCGATACGGGCGTTGAAGAAACACCCGTCTGGGCCCTGAGCGGCCCGTTTGAGCACCATATTTCGGCCTGCGTGGCGCTGGCGGCCTGGCAGTACTACTGCGTCACTCAGGACAAGGAGTGGCTGCGCGAGAAAGGCTGGCCCATTCTCTCGGCCACCGCCGATTTCTGGGCCAGTCGGGTGGAGCGCAACGGCCCGGGTCACTACGACATCAAGAACGTAGTAGCTGCCGACGAATGGGCGGAAAACGTGGACAACAACGCCTTCACCAATGCTGCCGCCCGCGTGAATCTGCAAAATGCCACGGCCGCCGCGCGGCTGCTAGGCCTGCGCCCCACCCCCGACTGGCAGCACGTAGCCCAGAACATTCCGATTTTGCGCATGCCCGATGGCGTAACCCAGGAGCACGCCACCTACCGCGGCGAGGGCATCAAACAGGGCGACGTAAACCTGCTGGCCTACCCCCTGGGCGTCATCACTGATCCGGCCCAGATCCGCAAGGACTTAGTTTATTACGAAACCCGCGTGCCCAACGAGGGTACGCCGGCCATGACCCAGGCCATCTTCGCCCTACTCTACGCCCGGCTCGGCGACGGGGTCAAAGCCCAACATTTTTTCCAGGATGCCTACCAGCCCAACCTCCTGCCCCCGTTCCGCGTCATTGCTGAAACCAAGGGCGGCACCAACCCCTACTTTGCCACCGGGGCAGGCGGCGTGCTGCAGGCCGTGCTTATGGGCTTTGGCGGCCTTGATATTACGTCCTCGGGCATCACCCAGCGCAAAACTACCCTTCCTACTGGCTGGCAATCGGTGAAGATTACGGGGGTAGGCCCACAGCGCAAAACGTACTCGGTCAGCCGCTAA
- a CDS encoding glycoside hydrolase family 13 protein translates to MKRLLLHLLTCSAVLLICCLPGKGQVAASSAAVDKKPDWWKETVVYQLYPRSFQDSNGDGIGDLRGIISRLDYLKSTGVGAVWLNPIYASPNDDNGYDISDYQQIMPEFGTMQDFDELLRGMHQRGLKLIMDLVVNHSSDEHAWFKQARSSRQSPYRDYYYWWPAEKGTPPARYSTFDVHRNAWQYDSLTNSYYLHYFSVKQPDLNWNNPKLRQEVYRMMRFWLDKGIDGFRMDAFQFVAKDPTFPPMPGLNETNYTNAYNHGPRLHDYLQEMNREVLSKYNIMTVAEGAGRNPTEAMLFVDPARRELNMTYHFEAVGVGNTPERFQLRDLKRVFTRWDSAFARKGWQSIYLGSHDQPRITSKFGDERPEFRAASAKLLNTFLLTMRGTPYCYNGDELGMTNIRFDNIADYRDVAALNGYQLVKSQGGSLPAYLQTMQRFSRDNSRTPFQWNASTNAGFTTGTPWIKINPSYTTVNQAAQEKQPDSVLNHFRRATEMRQQHPVLVYGQYQLLDAANPHIYAYTRTLGPERVLIVLNFSDTPRNWPLPAGLKPSGKPWLNNYPTLPTGSTFALQPWQAVVVKLQ, encoded by the coding sequence ATGAAAAGACTACTACTTCACCTGCTGACTTGTAGCGCCGTGCTGCTTATCTGCTGCCTCCCTGGTAAGGGGCAGGTTGCGGCTTCGTCTGCTGCAGTAGACAAAAAGCCGGACTGGTGGAAGGAAACGGTAGTGTACCAATTATACCCGCGCAGTTTCCAGGACAGCAACGGGGACGGCATCGGTGATTTACGCGGCATCATTTCCCGGCTAGATTACCTTAAAAGCACTGGGGTAGGCGCAGTGTGGCTCAATCCCATCTACGCCTCGCCCAATGATGACAACGGCTACGATATCTCAGACTACCAGCAGATTATGCCTGAGTTTGGGACCATGCAGGATTTTGACGAGCTACTGCGCGGCATGCACCAGCGCGGCCTCAAGCTGATAATGGACTTGGTGGTCAACCACAGCAGCGACGAGCATGCGTGGTTTAAGCAGGCCCGCAGCTCGCGCCAAAGCCCCTACCGCGACTATTACTACTGGTGGCCCGCCGAAAAGGGTACGCCCCCAGCCCGCTACAGCACCTTCGATGTACACCGCAACGCCTGGCAGTACGACTCGCTCACGAACTCCTACTACCTGCACTACTTCTCCGTCAAGCAGCCCGACCTAAACTGGAACAACCCGAAGCTGCGGCAGGAAGTGTACCGCATGATGCGCTTCTGGCTGGATAAGGGCATTGATGGCTTCCGCATGGATGCCTTCCAGTTCGTGGCCAAAGACCCCACGTTTCCGCCCATGCCGGGCCTGAACGAGACGAACTACACCAATGCCTACAACCACGGTCCGCGCCTGCACGATTACCTCCAGGAAATGAACCGGGAAGTGCTCAGCAAGTACAACATCATGACCGTGGCGGAAGGGGCGGGCCGCAACCCCACCGAGGCCATGCTCTTCGTGGATCCGGCCCGTCGGGAGTTAAACATGACCTATCATTTTGAGGCAGTAGGGGTAGGCAATACGCCCGAGCGCTTCCAGCTGAGGGACCTGAAGCGCGTGTTTACGCGCTGGGACAGTGCCTTTGCCCGCAAAGGCTGGCAGTCGATTTACCTAGGCAGCCACGACCAGCCGCGCATAACCAGCAAGTTCGGCGACGAGCGGCCCGAGTTCCGGGCGGCCTCGGCCAAGCTTCTGAACACTTTTCTGCTGACCATGCGCGGCACGCCCTACTGCTACAACGGCGACGAGCTGGGCATGACCAATATCCGGTTCGACAACATTGCCGATTACCGCGATGTGGCAGCGCTCAACGGTTATCAGCTCGTGAAGTCCCAGGGGGGAAGTTTGCCGGCCTACCTGCAGACCATGCAGCGCTTCTCCCGCGACAATAGCCGCACGCCGTTTCAGTGGAACGCCTCCACCAACGCGGGCTTCACCACGGGCACCCCCTGGATTAAAATCAACCCGAGCTATACGACCGTTAACCAAGCAGCCCAGGAAAAGCAGCCCGATTCAGTGCTAAATCACTTCCGACGGGCCACCGAAATGCGCCAGCAGCACCCAGTGCTGGTCTATGGGCAATACCAGCTGCTGGATGCCGCCAACCCGCACATCTACGCCTACACCCGCACCCTGGGTCCCGAGCGAGTGTTAATCGTGCTCAATTTCTCCGACACGCCCCGCAACTGGCCTTTGCCTGCGGGCCTGAAGCCCAGCGGAAAGCCCTGGCTCAATAACTACCCAACCTTACCTACTGGCTCAACTTTCGCGCTGCAGCCCTGGCAGGCGGTGGTCGTGAAATTGCAGTAA
- a CDS encoding DUF6377 domain-containing protein translates to MLHPQILNAIRFIFLGSLLLSALRTQAYGSRTDSLLRVLDQTLAHQTSYDKQRLDRLAALKAELRSEKADDNASFTLSLLICDEYQVFTYDSAFAYSLKLGALARRLRSPVKLQTARTKLAYTLRSAGLFKDAFDTLKAIDVRQLEPRYKAEFYEIYSIVCIELAEYDQDAYYQPYYTAKSDAYADTAAQYSRPGSYPNLAQRLYRAKQRNDLRASLAIYAQLQRLPLTAHQVAINASAMARLYENAGLKEKALQFMTLAAISDIKSATKEGIALFKVSDYCYQRGDLTRARWYISEARKAANFYKARQRLVQMSPLSTLIDGRQISLIEKQRQQAKMYALAIGVLATLLLGTAFVIYFQLRRLQLTGRLLATTNQELHQNNVKLQALNTKQQELNSKLQELNQGLNEANHVKEEYIGYYFNNTSRYIDKLEVLQKKLSALLSTKQVSSAQQLVKDIDIKSERMALFKGFDTAFIHLFPNFVAEFNALFTEADRIQLADEHLLTTELRIFALIRLGINDSDQISRILGYSIHTVYAYKTRVKNRSFLPNETFEARVLAIQAT, encoded by the coding sequence ATGCTACACCCCCAGATTCTTAACGCTATCCGGTTTATTTTCCTGGGTAGCCTGTTACTGAGCGCCTTACGTACGCAAGCCTATGGTAGCCGCACAGATAGCCTGCTGCGGGTGCTTGACCAGACCCTGGCTCACCAAACAAGCTACGACAAGCAGCGCCTTGACCGACTGGCCGCACTGAAAGCGGAATTACGCTCCGAGAAAGCTGATGATAATGCCAGCTTCACCTTGTCGCTGCTGATTTGTGATGAATATCAGGTATTTACCTACGACTCAGCTTTTGCTTACAGCCTCAAGCTGGGGGCACTGGCCCGGCGGCTTCGCAGCCCGGTGAAACTGCAAACTGCCCGCACGAAGCTGGCTTACACGCTTCGCTCGGCCGGCTTGTTCAAAGACGCCTTTGATACGCTCAAAGCCATTGATGTCCGCCAGTTAGAGCCGCGCTATAAGGCTGAGTTCTATGAAATTTACAGTATCGTGTGCATTGAGTTGGCTGAGTATGACCAGGATGCTTACTACCAGCCCTATTACACGGCCAAATCGGACGCCTATGCCGATACGGCCGCCCAGTACAGCCGGCCCGGCTCCTACCCTAACCTAGCGCAGCGACTGTACCGGGCCAAACAGCGCAACGATCTGCGGGCAAGCCTGGCCATTTACGCCCAGTTGCAGCGCCTACCGCTAACCGCGCATCAAGTAGCCATCAATGCCAGCGCCATGGCTAGGCTGTACGAAAACGCCGGCCTCAAGGAAAAAGCGCTGCAATTCATGACGCTAGCCGCCATTAGCGACATCAAATCGGCGACGAAAGAAGGCATTGCCCTGTTCAAAGTCTCCGACTATTGCTACCAGCGCGGCGACTTGACGCGGGCCCGTTGGTACATTAGCGAGGCCCGGAAAGCCGCCAACTTCTACAAAGCCCGGCAGCGTTTGGTACAAATGTCGCCGCTCTCTACCCTGATTGACGGCCGGCAAATCAGCCTCATCGAAAAACAGCGCCAGCAAGCCAAAATGTACGCCCTGGCCATTGGGGTGCTAGCTACTCTGCTGCTGGGTACTGCCTTCGTTATTTATTTTCAACTCCGCCGCTTGCAGTTAACAGGGCGCCTATTGGCCACTACCAATCAGGAGCTGCACCAAAACAACGTGAAGCTGCAGGCCCTCAACACCAAGCAGCAAGAGCTGAACAGTAAGCTACAGGAACTTAATCAGGGCTTAAATGAGGCCAATCATGTGAAGGAGGAGTACATCGGGTATTATTTTAACAACACCTCCCGCTACATTGATAAGCTGGAAGTACTCCAAAAGAAGCTTAGCGCCTTACTCTCCACCAAGCAGGTTTCGTCGGCGCAGCAGTTGGTAAAGGACATCGACATCAAATCGGAGCGTATGGCCTTGTTCAAAGGGTTTGATACGGCCTTCATCCATCTCTTTCCCAACTTTGTAGCCGAGTTTAACGCCCTATTCACGGAGGCCGACCGAATTCAGCTAGCCGACGAGCATCTGCTCACAACGGAGCTGCGCATTTTTGCGCTTATTCGCCTGGGAATCAATGACAGTGACCAGATCAGCCGGATTCTGGGCTATTCCATTCATACGGTATACGCCTACAAAACTCGGGTCAAAAACCGCTCTTTCCTTCCCAATGAAACCTTCGAGGCGCGGGTGCTAGCCATTCAGGCTACCTGA